A window of Zonotrichia leucophrys gambelii isolate GWCS_2022_RI chromosome 11, RI_Zleu_2.0, whole genome shotgun sequence contains these coding sequences:
- the PLEKHF1 gene encoding pleckstrin homology domain-containing family F member 1, whose product MMDHLANTEINSQRIAAVESCFGASGQPLALPGRVLLGEGILTKECRKKPKPRIFFLFNDILVYGSIILNKRKYNSQHIIPLEDVTLETLPDTLQMKNRWMIKTSKKSFVVSAASLTERKEWISHLEECIKHLLSKTGRQPCREPAAPWIPDKATDICMRCTHTKFSTLTRRHHCRKCGFVVCADCSRQRFLMPRLSPKPLRVCNLCYRQLLAEKKKEAEADRRQTEPIPSAMQGYEPSSGDESDKSDDDRAEHWPADSEFYTSQVSWSSFHS is encoded by the coding sequence aTGATGGACCACCTTGCAAACACGGAGATCAACAGCCAGCGCATCGCTGCTGTGGAGAGCTGCTTTGGGGCTTCTGGGCAGCCCTTGGCCTTGCCGGGCAGGGTGCTCCTGGGAGAAGGGATTTTAACCAAGGAATGCCGCAAGAAGCCAAAGCCTCGcatctttttcctcttcaacGACATCCTGGTCTATGGCAGCATCATCCTCAACAAAAGGAAGTACAACTCCCAGCACATCATCCCCCTTGAAGACGTCACTCTGGAGACGCTGCCAGACACCCTGCAGATGAAGAACCGCTGGATGATCAAAACCTCCAAGAAGTCCTTTGTGGTGTCGGCAGCGTCCCTGACAGAGAGGAAGGAGTGGATCAGCCACCTGGAGGAGTGCATCAAGCACCTGCTGAGCAAGACGGGCCGGCAGCCGTGCAGGGAGCCCGCGGCACCCTGGATCCCCGACAAGGCCACGGACATCTGCATGCGCTGCACGCACACCAAGTTCTCCACGCTCACCCGCAGGCACCACTGCCGCAAGTGCGGCTTCGTCGTGTGCGCCGACTGCTCCCGCCAGAGGTTCCTGATGCCCAGGCTGTCCCCCAAGCCCCTGAGGGTCTGCAACCTGTGCtacaggcagctgctggccgagaagaagaaggaggcaGAGGCGGATCGGAGGCAGACAGAGCCCATCCCCTCTGCCATGCAGGGCTATGAGCCCTCCAGCGGCGATGAGAGCGACAAGTCTGACGATGACAGGGCTGAGCATTGGCCAGCTGACTCAGAGTTTTATACCTCACAGGTATCCTGGTCATCTTTCCACAGCTGA